In a single window of the Magnolia sinica isolate HGM2019 chromosome 7, MsV1, whole genome shotgun sequence genome:
- the LOC131250864 gene encoding protein IQ-DOMAIN 12-like isoform X1, giving the protein MERWVELFSDLQKHLFWPYFSASCDGSPMAKRRNWLNLLKRLFGSGAGTKAEKKDKRRRWLFGRLKLKRPPALTAPPSPTEKTLSEAEEEHTQHALAVAIATAAAAEAAVAAAQAAAEVVRLTATPLSVYRSDKRSRELAAIKIQTAFRGYLARKALRALKGLVRLQALIRGRAVRRQAITTLRSLQSIIKIQSQVRARRVRTVEESHSCKDIEQVDKQSEELGDIKTRIEENRQRWDDSLLSKEELEAIYLTKQEAALKRERALEYAFARQERRNAQRPTTSTVKESEPERVNWRWSWLEKWVDAQPCERRLETIHNQPHRLSDAVAHFDCVHRNEGEEPKCRRGLQMHEEYLGSKSPSLARKSFHLPKQNSIRDNESFLSSPAIPSYMASTESAKARERTNSMPKQRTGVLDTHSDPNSSSDYDRLSPSISKVTIKHPSPHQRSPRLKGVTGPVKSERSLKDLSVDSSCSLLNWDRRTAFR; this is encoded by the exons atggaaAGATGGGTGGAACTGTTTTCAGATTTGCAAAAGCATCTTTTCTGGCCATATTTTTCAGCCTCATGTGATGGTTCCCCAATGGCTAAGAGGAGGAATTGGCTTAATCTGCTAAAGAGATTATTTGGTTCGGGGGCAGGAACAAAGGCAGAAAAG AAGGACAAGAGGAGGAGATGGCTGTTTGGGAGGCTCAAGCTCAAACGCCCACCTGCACTTACAGCACCACCATCGCCAACGGAGAAGACACTGAGTGAAGCAGAGGAAGAGCATACCCAGCATGCCTTGGCTGTTGCCATTGCAACAGCAGCTGCTGCCGAGGCTGCCGTTGCGGCTGCCCAGGCCGCTGCCGAGGTCGTTCGTCTCACAGCCACCCCTCTATCGGTTTATCGATCTGACAAGAGAAGTCGTGAATTGGCCGCCATCAAAATTCAAACCGCCTTCCGTGGATATCTC GCAAGGAAAGCATTGCGGGCATTGAAGGGATTGGTGAGGCTTCAAGCTTTGATTCGTGGTCGAGCTGTGAGACGCCAAGCAATCACTACTCTCAGGAGTTTGCAATCCATCATAAAGATCCAGTCACAGGTTCGTGCAAGGAGAGTGCGAACAGTGGAAGAGAGTCATAGTTGCAAAGACATAGAACAGGTTGACAAGCAAAGTGAGGAATTGGGAGACATAAAAACAAGG ATCGAAGAAAACAGACAAAGATGGGATGACAGCTTGCTATCGAAGGAAGAGCTTGAAGCCATATATCTAACCAAGCAAGAGGCTGCATTAAAACGCGAACGTGCATTGGAATATGCATTTGCTCGTCAG GAGAGGAGGAATGCTCAAAGACCAACTACATCTACGGTGAAAGAATCAGAACCTGAGCGGGTAAACTGGAGATGGAGCTGGTTAGAGAAATGGGTTGATGCCCAACCATGCGAAAGACGGCTAGAAACTATCCACAACCAACCACACCGGCTTTCTGATGCAGTTGCTCACTTTGACTGCGTACATAGAAATGAAGGGGAAGAACCCAAATGTAGGAGGGGACTTCAGATGCATGAAGAATATCTAGGATCAAAGTCTCCTTCACTCGCAAGAAAATCATTCCATCTACCGAAACAGAACTCGATCAGGGACAATGAATCCTTCTTGAGCTCTCCCGCCATCCCAAGCTACATGGCGTCCACAGAGTCAGCAAAGGCAAGGGAGAGAACGAACAGCATGCCAAAACAAAGGACGGGAGTCCTAGATACTCATTCCGATCCCAATTCATCATCCGATTATGATAGGCTCTCTCCAAGCATCAGTAAGGTTACCATAAAGCATCCCAGTCCTCATCAGAGATCCCCACGCTTGAAAGGCGTCACAGGTCCCGTCAAATCCGAAAGGTCATTGAAGGATCTCAGTGTTGATTCCAGCTGCTCATTGCTGAACTGGGACAGACGAACTGCTTTTAGATGA
- the LOC131250864 gene encoding protein IQ-DOMAIN 12-like isoform X2 encodes MAKRRNWLNLLKRLFGSGAGTKAEKKDKRRRWLFGRLKLKRPPALTAPPSPTEKTLSEAEEEHTQHALAVAIATAAAAEAAVAAAQAAAEVVRLTATPLSVYRSDKRSRELAAIKIQTAFRGYLARKALRALKGLVRLQALIRGRAVRRQAITTLRSLQSIIKIQSQVRARRVRTVEESHSCKDIEQVDKQSEELGDIKTRIEENRQRWDDSLLSKEELEAIYLTKQEAALKRERALEYAFARQERRNAQRPTTSTVKESEPERVNWRWSWLEKWVDAQPCERRLETIHNQPHRLSDAVAHFDCVHRNEGEEPKCRRGLQMHEEYLGSKSPSLARKSFHLPKQNSIRDNESFLSSPAIPSYMASTESAKARERTNSMPKQRTGVLDTHSDPNSSSDYDRLSPSISKVTIKHPSPHQRSPRLKGVTGPVKSERSLKDLSVDSSCSLLNWDRRTAFR; translated from the exons ATGGCTAAGAGGAGGAATTGGCTTAATCTGCTAAAGAGATTATTTGGTTCGGGGGCAGGAACAAAGGCAGAAAAG AAGGACAAGAGGAGGAGATGGCTGTTTGGGAGGCTCAAGCTCAAACGCCCACCTGCACTTACAGCACCACCATCGCCAACGGAGAAGACACTGAGTGAAGCAGAGGAAGAGCATACCCAGCATGCCTTGGCTGTTGCCATTGCAACAGCAGCTGCTGCCGAGGCTGCCGTTGCGGCTGCCCAGGCCGCTGCCGAGGTCGTTCGTCTCACAGCCACCCCTCTATCGGTTTATCGATCTGACAAGAGAAGTCGTGAATTGGCCGCCATCAAAATTCAAACCGCCTTCCGTGGATATCTC GCAAGGAAAGCATTGCGGGCATTGAAGGGATTGGTGAGGCTTCAAGCTTTGATTCGTGGTCGAGCTGTGAGACGCCAAGCAATCACTACTCTCAGGAGTTTGCAATCCATCATAAAGATCCAGTCACAGGTTCGTGCAAGGAGAGTGCGAACAGTGGAAGAGAGTCATAGTTGCAAAGACATAGAACAGGTTGACAAGCAAAGTGAGGAATTGGGAGACATAAAAACAAGG ATCGAAGAAAACAGACAAAGATGGGATGACAGCTTGCTATCGAAGGAAGAGCTTGAAGCCATATATCTAACCAAGCAAGAGGCTGCATTAAAACGCGAACGTGCATTGGAATATGCATTTGCTCGTCAG GAGAGGAGGAATGCTCAAAGACCAACTACATCTACGGTGAAAGAATCAGAACCTGAGCGGGTAAACTGGAGATGGAGCTGGTTAGAGAAATGGGTTGATGCCCAACCATGCGAAAGACGGCTAGAAACTATCCACAACCAACCACACCGGCTTTCTGATGCAGTTGCTCACTTTGACTGCGTACATAGAAATGAAGGGGAAGAACCCAAATGTAGGAGGGGACTTCAGATGCATGAAGAATATCTAGGATCAAAGTCTCCTTCACTCGCAAGAAAATCATTCCATCTACCGAAACAGAACTCGATCAGGGACAATGAATCCTTCTTGAGCTCTCCCGCCATCCCAAGCTACATGGCGTCCACAGAGTCAGCAAAGGCAAGGGAGAGAACGAACAGCATGCCAAAACAAAGGACGGGAGTCCTAGATACTCATTCCGATCCCAATTCATCATCCGATTATGATAGGCTCTCTCCAAGCATCAGTAAGGTTACCATAAAGCATCCCAGTCCTCATCAGAGATCCCCACGCTTGAAAGGCGTCACAGGTCCCGTCAAATCCGAAAGGTCATTGAAGGATCTCAGTGTTGATTCCAGCTGCTCATTGCTGAACTGGGACAGACGAACTGCTTTTAGATGA
- the LOC131250865 gene encoding probable U3 small nucleolar RNA-associated protein 11, translated as MSSLRNAVNRKAHKERSQPQSRKKFGLLEKHKDYVLRAQAFHKKEDALRRLKEKAAFRNPDEFYFKMIKTRTVDGIHRPESEANKYTQEELMLMKTQDIGYVLQKVQSEKKKIERLSSMLHSLDNQLPNKHVYYAEDREEAKDIQSQLQRGKLPASEDIPEKIKKKTASSYRELEIRKKRVNQLEKLYMDMTLQKELQKKGQKRKLREDELTCPTTRPIYKWRTERKR; from the exons ATGTCGTCCCTAAGAAATGCTGTCAACAGAAAGGCTCACAAGGAACGATCTCAACC GCAATCGAGGAAGAAATTTGGGCTTCTTGAAAAGCATAAAGATTATGTGTTAAGAGCACAAGCATTCCACAAGAAGGAGGATGCATTACGG AGACTTAAGGAGAAGGCTGCATTCAGGAACCCAGATGAGTTTTACTTCAAGATGATCAAAACAAGGACTGTAGATGGAATCCATAGACCTGA GAGTGAAGCTAACAAATACACTCAAGAGGAACTCATGCTGATGAAGACACAAGATATAGGATACGTCCTTCAGAAAGTTCAGAGTGAGAAGAAG AAAATTGAAAGGCTAAGTTCCATGCTACATTCTCTTGATAATCAGCTACCAAATAAGCATGTTTATTATGCTGAAGACAG GGAAGAGGCTAAAGATATACAATCACAATTGCAAAGGGGAAAGTTACCTGCTTCTGAGGATATCCCGGAAAAAATCAAAAA GAAAACGGCTTCTTCATACAGAGAGTTGGAGATTAGAAAGAAGAGAGTTAACCAGCTGGAAAAGCTGTACATGGACATGACCTTGCAGAAGGAACTACAG AAAAAGGGTCAGAAGCGGAAGCTACGTGAAGACGAGCTTACATGCCCGACTACCAGACCCATCTATAAATGGCGTACAGAGCGGAAGCGGTGA